A window of the Fulvia fulva chromosome 11, complete sequence genome harbors these coding sequences:
- a CDS encoding FAD-dependent monooxygenase terC produces MPSKDRPFEKILIVGAGPSGLLLALLLALLLALLLALLLAQRNIPSLVLEAWPTLDTRLRATQYGVPATRIFRRAGLLPDFRAASIPKFPAICWRRVADGEKLIEIDMSLVEDEDDRMTVLQLGIIIQIMYRHCMERFGPDGSERKGLIEVRFEHRVVATGQDKNGKKAWVDVEIGGEKRRERVEVDYVVGCDGASSAVRRSLYGHEWLGQTWDCRFVVQDVFYDGFEKHGWDGGNYMVDNDHWGLIAKRGHGGLWRVTYGDSKVGLSDEEYLDRRPWHFKAMLPGNPDPHEYRIEQTNMYNIHNRCVPSFKGCLDVGGLADSYIGYYEGKASEEILQTYADVRRDIFLKYVDAMSIKNLDRVRKSDPWTVVETDKFFGIIKGLNDDQQALKEFLMKVSSIEYDFTQHYHGAEPGSMKSSNGSLEDRILPATITV; encoded by the exons ATCCTCATCGTCGGCGCCGGGCCATCAGGTCTTCTCCTCGCCCTCCTCCTCGCCCTCCTCCTCGCCCTTCTCCTCGCCCTCCTCCTCGCCCAACGCAACATCCCCTCCCTCGTCCTCGAAGCCTGGCCAACTCTCGACACCCGCCTCCGCGCAACCCAGTATGGCGTGCCTGCAACTCGCATCTTTCGCCGCGCTGGCCTCCTTCCCGACTTTCGCGCCGCCTCTATCCCGAAGTTTCCCGCCATATGCTGGAGACGCGTCGCAGACGGGGAGAAGCTCATCGAAATCGACATGAGCTTGGTGGAGGATGAGGACGATCGTATGACGGTGCTGCAGCTCGGGATCATCATTCAAATCATGTATCGGCACTGCATGGAGAGGTTTGGACCGGACGGGAGTGAGAGGAAGGGTCTGATCGAGGTGAGATTTGAGCATCGGGTTGTGGCCACGGGACAGGACAAAAATGGAAAGAAGGCGTGGGTCGATGTTGAGATTGGCGGTGAGAAGAGGAGGGAGCGGGTTGAGGTGGATTATGTGGTGGGTTGTGACGGTGCGAGTAGCGCTGTGCGTCGCAGTCTATACGGACACGAGTGGCTGGGACAGACATGGGATTGTCGTTTCGTGGTGCAGGATGTCTTTTATGATGGATTCGAGAAGCATGGATGGGACGGCGGGAATTACATGGTTGATAATGACCATTGGGGTCTGATCGCAAAGCGTGGACATGGCGGGCTGTGGAGAGTGACTTACGGAGACTCGAAAGTCGGGTTAAGCGATGAGGAATACCTGGACCGACGGCCATGGCACTTCAAGGCAATGCTACCTGGTAATCCGGACCCACATGAATACCGCATCGAGCAGACCAATATGTACAACATCCACAACAGATGCGTACCATCTTTCAAG GGATGTCTGGATGTGGGTGGTCTTGCGGACTCCTACATCGGCTACTACGAAGGCAAGGCCAGCGAAGAGATTCTGCAGACTTACGCAGATGTGAGAAGAGACATCTTCTTGAAGTACGTGGACGCGATGAGTATCAAGAACCTTGATCGTGTGCGCAAGAGCGATCCTTGGACTGTCGTGGAGACGGACAAGTTCTTCGGCATTATCAAGGGACTCAATGACGACCAACAGGCGTTGAAGGAGTTCTTGATGAAGGTTTCGAGCATTGAGTACGACTTCACGCAACACTACCACGGAGCTGAACCTGGCTCAATGAAGAGCTCAAATGGCAGCCTTGAGGATCGCATACTTCCTGCAACCATCACTGTCTGA